Proteins found in one Arthrobacter sp. U41 genomic segment:
- the serS gene encoding serine--tRNA ligase produces the protein MIDVKDLSENPDKFRASQRARGADESVVDAIVAADAARRAALIRFENLRAEQNAFGKKVAQAKGEEKQALLAEVKVLAGEVKAASAEADVAQAAQEELLRGIPNLIEDGVPAGGEDDYIVVKTVGVPREFPDFEPRDHLEIGELIGAIDMERGAKVSGSRFYFLRGAGARLEMALLQMAMEQAIDAGFVPMITPTLVRPETMQGTGFDVKHDAEIYRLAEDDLYLVGTSEVALAGYHADEILDFSAGPVRYAGQSSCYRREAGSHGKDTRGIIRVHQFNKVEMFIYTTVEEAAAEHARLLAWEEEMLAKCELPYRVIDTAAGDLGNSAARKFDCEAWVPTQGAYRELTSTSNCTTFQARRLNIRERVVNGEGAPKGTRAVATLNGTLGTTRWIVAILEHHQNPDGSVNVPKALQKYLGGMTVFPVI, from the coding sequence GTGATCGACGTAAAAGACCTCAGCGAAAATCCGGACAAGTTCCGGGCCAGCCAGCGCGCCCGCGGCGCCGACGAGTCCGTGGTGGACGCGATCGTCGCCGCGGACGCGGCCCGCCGCGCCGCCCTGATCCGCTTCGAGAACCTGAGGGCCGAGCAGAATGCCTTCGGCAAGAAGGTCGCGCAGGCCAAGGGCGAGGAGAAGCAGGCCCTGCTCGCAGAGGTCAAGGTCCTCGCGGGCGAGGTCAAGGCAGCGTCCGCTGAGGCGGACGTCGCCCAGGCCGCCCAGGAGGAACTGCTGCGCGGCATCCCCAACCTCATCGAGGACGGCGTCCCCGCGGGCGGCGAGGACGACTACATCGTGGTCAAGACCGTCGGCGTCCCCCGCGAATTTCCCGACTTCGAACCCAGGGACCACCTGGAGATCGGTGAGCTGATCGGCGCCATCGACATGGAGCGCGGCGCCAAGGTCTCCGGTTCGCGCTTCTACTTCCTGCGCGGCGCCGGAGCCAGGCTGGAAATGGCGCTGCTGCAGATGGCGATGGAGCAGGCGATCGACGCCGGCTTCGTGCCGATGATCACCCCGACACTGGTGCGTCCGGAGACCATGCAGGGCACCGGCTTCGACGTCAAGCACGACGCCGAGATCTACCGCCTCGCCGAGGACGACCTTTACCTCGTGGGCACCTCGGAAGTGGCCCTCGCCGGCTACCACGCGGACGAGATCCTGGACTTCTCCGCCGGCCCGGTCCGCTACGCCGGGCAGAGTTCCTGCTACCGCCGCGAGGCCGGCTCGCACGGCAAGGACACCCGAGGCATCATCCGGGTTCACCAGTTCAACAAGGTCGAAATGTTCATCTACACCACGGTCGAGGAGGCTGCGGCCGAGCACGCCCGGCTGCTGGCCTGGGAAGAGGAGATGCTGGCCAAGTGCGAGCTGCCCTACCGGGTGATCGACACCGCAGCCGGCGACCTCGGCAACTCCGCCGCCCGCAAGTTCGACTGCGAGGCCTGGGTTCCCACGCAGGGCGCCTACCGCGAGCTGACCTCGACGTCCAACTGCACCACGTTCCAGGCGCGCAGGCTCAACATCCGCGAACGTGTGGTGAACGGGGAGGGGGCGCCCAAGGGCACCCGCGCCGTCGCCACGCTCAACGGCACCCTGGGCACCACGCGCTGGATCGTGGCCATCCTGGAGCATCACCAGAACCCCGATGGTTCCGTCAACGTCCCGAAGGCACTGCAGAAGTACCTCGGCGGCATGACGGTCTTCCCGGTCATCTAA
- a CDS encoding phosphoketolase family protein gives MDGDPELELVDRWWRAANYLSVGQIYLRANPLLKEPLSAGDTKSRLLGHWGTTPGLNFVYAHLNRVIRRDSRSMLFIAGPGHGGPAVVANAWLEGTYSEIYSNVGDDGQGMAELFRQFSYPGGIPSHAAPETPGSISEGGELGYSLAHAYGSVFDNPDLITAVVIGDGEAETGPLAASWHSHNFLDPVHDGAVLPILHLNGYKIANPTILARMPESQLEQLLRGYGHEPHFVTVGHPDDTAAAHRDFAAVLDDCLTEIRTIQASRRGGTAGGEDAGDAPAARWPMIVLRSPKGWTGPRIVDGLQVEGTWRSHQVPLSEVRTNPEHLAQLGEWLESYRPGDLFDDAGRLRPDVAANAPEGGLRMSATPYANGGVLLRDLKLPKYADHAVPVAEPGVERVSAMITLGSWLRDVISQNPETFRLFGPDETASNRLQDVYQVTDKVWQYRIEELDEHLARAGRVMEVLSEHLCQGWLEGYLLTGRHGVFSCYEAFIHIVDSMFNQHAKWLKVHRELPWRQPVASLNYLLSSHVWQQDHNGFSHQDPGFIDHAVNKKAEVIRVYLPPDANTLLSVMEHCLVSRDYVNIVVSGKQPSPTWLGPAEAAHHCQRGLGIWEFAGSEVPGEEPDVVLACAGDVPTVETVAAAELLKAGAPGLKIRVVNVVDLMRLQDATEHPHGLTSRDFDGIFTADKPIIFAYHGYPSLIHRLAYRRTNQEGLHVRGYKEEGTTTTAFDMAMLNGIDRFQLAIDAIDRVPGLAEKHSLLRQALQDSRIRAHNQTRDHGEDSKEISGWTLSQE, from the coding sequence ATCGACGGCGACCCGGAACTGGAGCTCGTAGACCGCTGGTGGCGGGCCGCCAACTACCTGTCCGTGGGGCAGATCTATCTCCGTGCCAACCCGCTGCTGAAGGAACCCCTGAGCGCCGGCGACACCAAGTCCCGGCTGCTGGGCCACTGGGGCACCACCCCCGGACTGAACTTCGTCTACGCCCACCTGAACCGGGTCATCCGCAGGGACAGCCGGAGCATGCTGTTCATTGCCGGACCCGGCCACGGCGGGCCCGCCGTGGTGGCGAACGCCTGGCTGGAGGGCACCTACTCCGAGATCTACAGCAACGTCGGCGACGACGGGCAGGGCATGGCTGAACTCTTCCGGCAGTTCTCCTACCCGGGCGGGATCCCCAGCCACGCCGCCCCGGAAACCCCCGGTTCGATCAGCGAGGGCGGAGAGCTCGGCTACTCCCTGGCGCATGCTTACGGCTCCGTCTTCGACAACCCTGACCTGATCACCGCCGTCGTGATCGGTGACGGCGAGGCCGAAACCGGGCCGCTGGCCGCGAGCTGGCACTCCCACAATTTCCTGGACCCGGTGCATGACGGCGCGGTGCTGCCCATCCTGCACCTGAACGGCTACAAAATCGCGAATCCCACCATCCTGGCCCGGATGCCCGAGTCCCAGCTGGAGCAGCTGCTCCGCGGCTACGGGCACGAGCCGCACTTCGTGACCGTGGGCCACCCGGACGACACGGCGGCCGCGCACCGGGACTTCGCCGCCGTCCTGGACGACTGCCTCACCGAGATCCGGACCATCCAGGCCTCCCGCAGAGGCGGGACGGCAGGCGGCGAAGATGCCGGCGATGCCCCCGCCGCCCGCTGGCCCATGATCGTGCTGCGTTCCCCGAAGGGCTGGACCGGGCCCAGGATTGTCGACGGACTGCAGGTGGAAGGCACCTGGCGGAGCCACCAGGTGCCGCTGTCCGAAGTGCGCACCAACCCGGAACACCTGGCGCAACTGGGGGAGTGGCTCGAATCGTACCGGCCCGGCGACCTCTTCGACGACGCCGGGCGCCTGCGGCCGGACGTCGCGGCGAATGCCCCCGAGGGCGGCCTCCGGATGAGCGCCACCCCGTACGCGAACGGCGGTGTCCTGCTGCGGGACCTGAAACTGCCGAAGTACGCCGATCATGCCGTCCCGGTCGCGGAACCGGGGGTCGAGCGGGTCAGCGCCATGATCACGCTGGGGTCCTGGCTTCGCGACGTGATCAGCCAGAATCCTGAGACGTTCCGGCTGTTCGGCCCGGACGAGACGGCATCCAACCGGCTGCAGGACGTCTACCAGGTCACGGACAAGGTGTGGCAGTACCGGATCGAGGAACTCGATGAGCATCTGGCCCGCGCCGGACGGGTCATGGAGGTCCTCAGCGAGCACCTGTGCCAGGGCTGGCTGGAGGGGTACCTGCTGACCGGCCGGCACGGGGTCTTCAGCTGCTATGAGGCCTTCATCCACATCGTGGATTCCATGTTCAACCAGCATGCCAAGTGGCTCAAGGTGCACCGCGAACTGCCCTGGCGCCAGCCGGTCGCCTCGCTCAACTACCTGCTGTCCTCGCACGTCTGGCAGCAGGACCACAACGGCTTCTCCCACCAGGATCCCGGCTTCATCGACCACGCCGTGAACAAGAAAGCCGAGGTCATCCGGGTCTACCTGCCCCCGGACGCGAACACCCTGCTCTCCGTCATGGAGCACTGCCTTGTCTCGAGGGACTACGTCAACATCGTGGTCAGCGGCAAGCAGCCCTCGCCGACCTGGCTTGGCCCCGCCGAGGCCGCGCACCACTGCCAGCGCGGCCTGGGAATCTGGGAGTTCGCCGGGTCTGAAGTCCCCGGCGAGGAACCCGACGTCGTACTGGCCTGCGCCGGGGACGTGCCCACGGTCGAGACGGTCGCCGCGGCGGAACTGCTCAAGGCCGGCGCCCCCGGGCTGAAGATCCGGGTGGTCAACGTGGTGGACCTGATGCGGCTCCAGGACGCGACGGAGCACCCGCATGGCCTGACGTCCCGGGACTTCGACGGGATCTTCACGGCGGACAAGCCCATCATTTTCGCGTACCACGGCTATCCGTCGCTCATCCACCGGCTGGCGTACCGGCGGACCAACCAGGAGGGGCTGCACGTCCGCGGCTACAAGGAGGAGGGGACCACCACCACGGCCTTCGACATGGCCATGCTTAACGGGATTGACCGCTTCCAGCTCGCCATCGATGCGATTGACCGGGTGCCGGGCCTGGCGGAGAAGCACTCGCTGCTGCGTCAGGCGCTGCAGGACAGCCGGATCCGGGCCCACAACCAGACCCGGGACCACGGCGAGGACTCGAAGGAAATCAGCGGCTGGACCCTCAGCCAGGAGTAG
- a CDS encoding amidase → MAEIHELSAVELRNTLRSGELSARQTTRHFLDRIAAENRHLGAFITVTAEQAMQDAAAADEAHTRAVRDGTGLALLHGMPVAFKDLTDVAGVVTTHGSAALDHKPALADSAIVATLKSAGVLSLGKTQVPEFGLTAYSENRIAPPSRNPHALSRSSGGSSGGSAAAVAAGLVPFAPGSDGGGSVRIPAAACGLVGLKPGRGLAPAGESTGDPAGLVASGPMARTAGDAALLLDALVPGPAGSGHAGIPAPSYVELASQDPPRLRIGVSLDSPWQTIFPFTPDPEALDALAEGIRRLEAAGHETSEASLRYDNRYPAAFTTAWTAAVGDARIVPQREALLTPLTRTFRRRAQQRGPAQLAEALGFLRLFRRDTIAQYAAWDLILMPALAQTPRPVGWFTGAAHGDGYWPAAEWTGDADGDYRKQCEYAPWSSMVNVCGLPAISIPVHWTGGAKGAGLPMGIQLIGPMGSEALLLQLSVQLGY, encoded by the coding sequence TTGGCTGAAATCCATGAGCTCTCGGCGGTGGAGCTGCGCAACACGCTGCGCTCCGGGGAGCTGTCCGCGCGGCAGACCACCCGGCATTTCCTGGACCGCATCGCCGCTGAAAACCGGCACCTCGGCGCCTTCATCACCGTCACCGCGGAACAGGCCATGCAGGACGCGGCCGCCGCGGACGAGGCCCACACCCGAGCGGTCCGGGACGGCACCGGGCTGGCGCTGCTGCACGGCATGCCCGTGGCCTTCAAAGACCTGACGGACGTCGCCGGGGTCGTGACCACCCATGGCAGCGCCGCCCTGGACCACAAGCCGGCCCTGGCTGACAGTGCCATCGTCGCGACGCTCAAAAGCGCGGGCGTGCTCTCGCTGGGCAAAACCCAGGTTCCCGAGTTCGGCCTCACTGCGTACAGCGAGAACCGGATCGCGCCGCCCTCGCGAAACCCGCACGCCCTCAGCCGCAGCTCGGGAGGCTCCTCCGGCGGCAGCGCCGCGGCCGTGGCCGCCGGGCTGGTTCCCTTTGCCCCCGGCTCCGACGGCGGCGGTTCGGTCCGCATCCCCGCCGCCGCCTGCGGGCTCGTGGGGCTGAAACCCGGCCGCGGCCTGGCCCCCGCGGGTGAAAGCACCGGCGACCCCGCCGGCCTGGTCGCCTCCGGCCCGATGGCCCGCACCGCGGGGGACGCGGCGCTGCTGCTCGATGCGCTGGTGCCCGGCCCGGCCGGGTCAGGTCACGCCGGGATTCCCGCTCCCAGCTACGTTGAGCTCGCCTCGCAGGACCCGCCCAGGCTGCGGATCGGCGTGAGCCTGGACAGCCCGTGGCAGACGATCTTCCCGTTCACCCCGGACCCTGAGGCCCTCGACGCCCTCGCCGAAGGCATCCGGCGGCTGGAGGCAGCCGGACACGAAACCTCGGAGGCCTCCCTCCGCTACGACAACCGCTACCCGGCGGCGTTCACCACAGCCTGGACCGCCGCCGTCGGGGATGCCCGGATCGTTCCCCAGCGCGAGGCGCTCCTGACCCCGCTGACCCGGACGTTCCGGCGCCGCGCGCAGCAGCGCGGACCGGCCCAGCTCGCCGAGGCGCTGGGATTCCTGCGGCTTTTCCGGCGGGACACCATCGCCCAGTACGCCGCCTGGGACCTGATCCTGATGCCGGCGCTGGCTCAGACGCCCCGCCCGGTGGGCTGGTTCACCGGGGCAGCCCACGGCGACGGCTACTGGCCGGCGGCCGAATGGACGGGAGATGCCGACGGCGACTACCGCAAGCAGTGCGAGTACGCTCCCTGGTCGTCCATGGTGAACGTGTGCGGGCTGCCCGCGATCAGCATTCCGGTGCACTGGACCGGCGGCGCCAAGGGTGCCGGACTGCCGATGGGCATCCAGCTGATCGGGCCGATGGGTTCCGAGGCGCTGCTGCTGCAGCTCTCCGTGCAGCTGGGGTATTAG
- a CDS encoding MarR family transcriptional regulator produces the protein MFTLTINQTDSRRDGDCVPQLLKDLRHIPARLDFDRSVEDEVQGIVDSPQQAVEAAMIALRTGSWYVGIGVGPVNEPLPNQIKDASGHGLIYARRAVDRLRNGKDRIPVAVEGPLADLAAESEAVLRLLGHIVHDRSPAEWRVLDLLTPGVRGQQKAVAEELGITTQAVSKAVARAQWNEEHAARPAAARLLGLILEVR, from the coding sequence ATGTTCACGCTGACCATCAACCAAACAGACAGCCGGCGCGACGGCGACTGCGTGCCGCAGCTCCTCAAGGACCTGCGGCACATCCCGGCGCGCCTTGATTTCGACCGTTCGGTGGAGGACGAGGTCCAGGGCATCGTGGATTCTCCGCAGCAGGCCGTCGAAGCGGCGATGATCGCGCTGCGGACCGGCAGCTGGTACGTCGGCATCGGCGTCGGGCCCGTCAATGAGCCCCTGCCGAACCAGATCAAGGACGCCTCCGGCCACGGGCTGATTTACGCCCGCCGGGCCGTCGACCGGCTGCGCAACGGCAAGGACCGGATCCCGGTAGCCGTGGAGGGCCCGCTGGCCGACCTCGCTGCGGAGTCCGAGGCCGTGCTGCGGCTGCTGGGACACATCGTGCACGACCGCAGCCCCGCGGAGTGGCGGGTACTCGATCTGCTGACCCCCGGGGTCCGCGGACAGCAGAAGGCGGTGGCCGAGGAGCTCGGTATCACCACCCAGGCGGTCAGCAAGGCTGTGGCCCGGGCGCAGTGGAATGAGGAGCACGCGGCGCGGCCCGCCGCGGCCAGGCTGCTGGGCCTGATCCTCGAGGTGCGCTGA
- a CDS encoding diacylglycerol/lipid kinase family protein, with protein MSDWLLYLIIAAVLAFAVSSWWGVRKLRARHTRSAVWEETHSPGLGQQKVAVVMNPIKSRSDEARKLIESACAAAGWVPPRFFDTTAEDPGFSQARAAVEYGADVVVVGGGDGTVRVVADILAGTDIAMGLVPLGTGNLLARNIHLDVGDLHGSVETALFGHQRFIDTARMRVENSRTNETAEYTFLVIAGIGMDAEVVGDTNDGLKKAVGWLAYTEAGVRHLPGRRKRVSISLDDQPEQSRKIRSVLFANCGLIPGGIDFIPQAMIDDGMLDVVVMSPRSAIGWLAMYWKIVLKHKRHLPVMTYYRSGKITIRCAEPMPTQVDGDPSGEATKVTVQVAPGSLLVRVKDGTEAL; from the coding sequence ATGAGCGACTGGCTGCTTTACCTCATCATCGCGGCAGTGCTGGCGTTTGCCGTCTCCAGCTGGTGGGGAGTGCGCAAGCTCAGGGCCAGGCACACGCGCAGCGCCGTGTGGGAGGAAACGCACAGTCCGGGCCTGGGCCAGCAAAAAGTGGCCGTGGTGATGAACCCGATCAAGTCCCGGTCCGATGAGGCACGCAAGCTGATTGAAAGTGCCTGCGCCGCGGCAGGATGGGTGCCGCCGCGGTTCTTCGACACCACCGCCGAGGACCCCGGATTCTCACAGGCGCGGGCCGCTGTCGAGTACGGCGCCGACGTCGTCGTCGTGGGCGGCGGTGACGGCACGGTGCGGGTGGTGGCCGACATTCTCGCCGGCACGGACATCGCCATGGGGCTGGTCCCACTCGGCACCGGCAACCTGCTGGCCCGCAACATCCACCTTGACGTGGGCGACCTGCATGGGAGCGTCGAAACCGCCCTGTTCGGGCACCAGCGCTTCATCGATACGGCGCGGATGAGGGTGGAGAACTCCCGGACGAACGAGACCGCGGAGTACACCTTCCTGGTCATTGCCGGCATCGGGATGGACGCGGAGGTAGTGGGCGACACCAACGACGGCCTCAAGAAGGCTGTGGGCTGGCTGGCCTACACCGAGGCAGGGGTGAGGCATCTGCCCGGCCGCCGGAAGAGGGTCTCCATCTCGCTGGACGACCAGCCGGAGCAGAGCCGGAAGATCCGCAGCGTGTTGTTCGCGAACTGCGGCCTGATCCCCGGCGGGATCGACTTCATCCCCCAGGCCATGATCGACGACGGGATGCTGGACGTCGTGGTGATGAGTCCGCGCAGCGCGATCGGCTGGCTGGCGATGTACTGGAAGATCGTGCTCAAGCACAAGAGACACCTGCCGGTGATGACGTATTACCGTTCCGGCAAGATCACCATCCGCTGCGCGGAGCCGATGCCCACCCAGGTCGACGGCGACCCGTCCGGTGAGGCCACGAAGGTCACCGTGCAGGTTGCCCCCGGCTCGCTGCTCGTCCGGGTCAAGGACGGCACCGAAGCACTCTAG
- a CDS encoding rhodanese-like domain-containing protein, with the protein MSDFDTVTVSDIPDGAKILDVREDYEWDAGHAAGALHIPLDQLPARLEELDPDEDLYVICRTGGRSFRAAQWLSGQGYSALNVAGGMDQWLETGMPLVSENGLKPVIL; encoded by the coding sequence ATGAGCGACTTTGACACCGTAACCGTGTCCGACATTCCTGACGGGGCCAAAATCCTCGACGTCCGCGAGGACTATGAGTGGGACGCGGGCCACGCTGCCGGAGCGCTGCATATCCCTTTGGACCAGCTCCCGGCCCGGCTTGAGGAACTCGATCCGGACGAGGACCTCTACGTCATTTGCCGCACCGGGGGCCGGTCCTTCCGTGCCGCCCAGTGGCTCTCCGGACAGGGGTATTCTGCCCTGAACGTGGCCGGCGGCATGGACCAGTGGCTGGAAACCGGAATGCCGCTGGTGTCCGAAAACGGACTCAAGCCCGTCATCTTGTAG
- a CDS encoding IS1380 family transposase: MQVSHKRASVSVSFDEPNLVSVAGLLPVMTLARDAGLQELADEWLSVPTDKGANAGLKVAALVAGMVAGADSIDDMALLRHGGMKRLFTAGYAPSTLGSFLRSFTFGHVRQLDAVASRFLANLGTLAPLLGSPGAADFVFVDVDDTIIEVHGYAKQGSGYGYSGVRGLNALLATVSAKDNAPVILAQRLRKGAANSARGAKRLITDALSTLRRVQTGRRVLCRFDSAYYGHAAVSAALAGGAEVSVTVRMDPAVKRAITGIPEAAWKTIEYTDAVFDETTNIWVSKAEVAETVFTAFSSRKKDEQITGRLVVRRIPELNPKTADGQETLFETHRHHAFFTTVDAAVLDTVGADKTHRKHAIIEQVNADLKDSALAHMPSGVFAANSAWLVAAVMAYNLTRAAGLLAAGHFGKARTGTIRRKLIHVPARIATSARRIRLHLPESWPWQTPWQALFDHLYPPQQPA; encoded by the coding sequence ATGCAAGTTTCCCATAAGCGCGCCTCCGTGTCAGTTTCCTTTGACGAGCCGAATCTCGTGTCGGTGGCCGGGTTGCTGCCGGTGATGACCTTGGCCCGGGACGCCGGGCTGCAGGAACTGGCCGATGAGTGGCTGTCGGTGCCGACGGACAAGGGCGCCAACGCCGGGCTGAAAGTCGCCGCGCTGGTGGCCGGGATGGTCGCCGGCGCGGACAGCATCGATGACATGGCCCTGCTGCGCCACGGCGGGATGAAGCGGCTCTTCACCGCCGGTTATGCACCCTCGACCCTGGGCTCGTTCCTGCGGTCCTTCACGTTTGGGCACGTGCGGCAGTTGGATGCTGTCGCCTCCCGTTTCCTGGCCAACCTGGGGACTCTGGCGCCGCTGCTCGGGAGCCCAGGGGCGGCGGACTTCGTCTTCGTCGATGTTGACGACACGATCATCGAGGTCCACGGCTATGCCAAGCAGGGCTCCGGCTACGGGTATTCCGGGGTCCGCGGCCTGAACGCCCTGCTGGCCACGGTCTCCGCGAAGGACAATGCCCCGGTCATCCTGGCCCAGCGGCTGCGCAAAGGGGCGGCGAACTCGGCCCGCGGAGCCAAACGCCTGATCACCGACGCCCTGTCCACGCTCAGGCGTGTCCAGACCGGCAGGCGGGTGCTCTGCCGGTTCGATTCGGCCTACTATGGCCATGCCGCGGTTTCCGCGGCCCTGGCCGGCGGGGCGGAAGTCTCCGTGACGGTGCGTATGGACCCGGCCGTCAAACGCGCCATCACCGGGATCCCTGAAGCGGCGTGGAAAACCATCGAATACACCGACGCGGTCTTCGATGAGACCACCAACATCTGGGTCTCGAAGGCCGAGGTCGCCGAAACCGTGTTCACCGCGTTCAGCTCCCGCAAAAAGGACGAGCAGATCACCGGCCGCCTCGTCGTGCGCCGCATCCCGGAACTGAACCCGAAAACCGCCGACGGACAGGAAACCCTCTTCGAGACCCACCGGCACCACGCGTTCTTCACCACCGTGGACGCAGCGGTCCTGGACACCGTCGGGGCGGACAAAACCCACCGGAAACACGCCATTATTGAGCAGGTCAATGCCGATCTGAAGGACAGCGCCCTGGCCCACATGCCCTCGGGTGTTTTCGCGGCGAACTCGGCCTGGCTGGTCGCCGCGGTCATGGCCTACAACCTCACCCGCGCCGCCGGGCTCCTCGCCGCAGGGCATTTCGGGAAGGCCCGGACCGGAACGATCCGCCGCAAACTCATCCACGTCCCGGCCAGGATCGCCACCAGCGCCCGGCGCATCCGTCTTCATCTGCCCGAATCCTGGCCCTGGCAAACACCATGGCAGGCCCTATTCGACCACCTCTACCCGCCACAGCAACCCGCCTGA
- a CDS encoding HAD family hydrolase produces the protein MTTLTETSVAGNDDRRENNQNNTDTTAHKLMVALDVDGTLVNHDGHMSVPVREAARDVVAAGHHVTIATGRSLNATLPILEHIGIESGYAVCSNGGVTLRLDSSLSEGYEIVHKATFDPGPALRALRKRLPTAKYALEDEDGNFLSTERFQDMSFGVEAIGVDFQTMLEATAVRVVVFSAENTPEEFNAAIRHIGLAGVTYSVGWTAWLDIAAAGVTKASALEHLRGRLEVEAHRTIAVGDGRNDIEMLTWAARGVAMGQAPEEVIAAANEVTHSVFDDGAAHVLRSLLL, from the coding sequence ATGACAACATTGACTGAAACCTCAGTCGCCGGCAACGATGACCGGCGAGAGAACAACCAGAACAACACCGACACCACGGCCCACAAGCTGATGGTCGCGCTCGACGTCGACGGCACCCTCGTGAACCACGACGGCCACATGTCCGTTCCGGTGCGCGAAGCCGCCCGGGACGTTGTGGCTGCCGGCCACCACGTCACCATCGCGACCGGCCGCTCACTCAACGCGACGCTGCCCATCCTTGAGCACATCGGGATCGAAAGCGGCTATGCCGTGTGCTCCAACGGCGGGGTCACCCTGCGGCTCGATTCCAGCCTGTCCGAGGGTTACGAGATCGTGCACAAGGCCACCTTCGACCCGGGCCCCGCACTCCGCGCCCTGCGCAAGCGGCTGCCCACGGCCAAGTACGCGCTGGAGGACGAGGACGGAAACTTCCTCTCCACCGAGCGATTCCAGGACATGAGCTTCGGCGTGGAAGCAATCGGCGTCGACTTCCAGACAATGCTGGAAGCCACCGCCGTGCGCGTGGTCGTGTTCAGCGCCGAGAACACCCCCGAGGAGTTCAACGCGGCGATCCGGCACATCGGCCTGGCCGGGGTGACCTACTCGGTGGGCTGGACGGCGTGGCTGGACATCGCCGCCGCCGGCGTCACCAAGGCCAGCGCCCTGGAGCACCTCCGCGGCCGGCTGGAGGTCGAGGCGCACCGCACGATCGCCGTCGGCGACGGCCGCAACGACATTGAGATGCTGACCTGGGCCGCGCGCGGCGTGGCCATGGGCCAGGCGCCGGAGGAAGTCATCGCCGCCGCGAACGAGGTCACCCACTCCGTTTTCGACGACGGCGCCGCCCACGTGCTGCGCAGCCTGCTGCTCTAG
- the pheA gene encoding prephenate dehydratase, translating into MPASPLTYTFLGPAGTFTEAALMQVPDAAEAIRIPSSNVNTALDKVRDGSADAAMVPIENSVEGGVTATLDAIATGQELRILREALVPISFVLVARPGTRIEDIRRISTHGHAWAQCRLWADNNIPNAEYIPGSSTAAAAMGLLEGDVHYDAAICAPIVATEQPGLTVLAENIGDNPGAVTRFVLVGRPGVLPEPTGADKTTVVVPLPEDRPGALMEILDQFATRGVNLSRIESRPTGQYLGHYFFSIDADGHVADARMADALAGLHRISPATRFLGSYGRADGHRTIVEPHTSDQAFRAAHAWVKDILSGASVVPEYLHKASPTA; encoded by the coding sequence ATGCCCGCATCACCCCTCACGTACACCTTCCTCGGACCCGCGGGCACCTTCACCGAGGCGGCCCTGATGCAGGTTCCCGATGCGGCGGAGGCCATCCGTATTCCGTCGTCCAACGTCAACACGGCGCTGGACAAGGTCCGTGACGGCTCGGCGGACGCGGCCATGGTGCCGATTGAAAACTCCGTGGAGGGCGGCGTCACGGCCACCCTGGATGCGATCGCCACGGGACAGGAACTGCGGATCCTGCGCGAAGCCCTGGTGCCGATCAGCTTTGTGCTGGTGGCCCGGCCCGGGACCCGGATCGAGGACATCCGCCGGATCTCCACCCACGGCCACGCCTGGGCGCAGTGCCGGCTCTGGGCCGACAATAATATTCCGAATGCAGAATATATTCCCGGCTCGTCCACGGCCGCCGCGGCCATGGGGCTGCTGGAGGGCGACGTCCACTACGACGCAGCCATCTGCGCCCCGATTGTGGCCACGGAGCAGCCGGGGCTCACCGTCCTGGCGGAGAATATCGGGGACAATCCCGGCGCGGTCACACGGTTTGTGCTCGTCGGCCGGCCGGGCGTACTGCCGGAGCCCACCGGCGCGGACAAGACCACCGTGGTGGTTCCGCTTCCGGAAGACCGCCCCGGCGCCCTGATGGAGATCCTGGACCAGTTCGCCACCCGCGGCGTGAACCTCAGCCGGATCGAGTCGCGGCCCACCGGCCAGTACCTGGGCCATTACTTCTTCAGCATTGACGCCGACGGCCACGTGGCCGATGCGCGCATGGCGGACGCGCTGGCCGGCCTGCACCGGATCAGCCCGGCCACCCGCTTCCTGGGTTCCTACGGCCGGGCCGACGGGCACCGGACCATCGTGGAGCCGCACACCTCGGACCAGGCATTCCGCGCGGCACATGCCTGGGTCAAAGACATACTGTCGGGGGCATCTGTGGTGCCGGAATATTTGCACAAGGCTTCGCCCACAGCGTAG